The Cellulomonas sp. S1-8 genomic sequence CGACGCCCGCGACCTACGTGCGGGACGTCGACCAGTCGACGTTCGCCGACGTCGTGCAGTCGTCGGCGCAGCACCCGGTCGTCGTCGTGCTGTGGGCGCCGTGGAGCGAGGTGAGCCAGCAGGTCGCCGGCGACCTCGCCGCGATCGCCGAGGAGGACGCGGGCGCGTGGTTGCTGGCACGCATCGACGCGGAGGCCAACCCGCAGGTCGCGGCAGCGTTCCAGGCGCAGTCGGTGCCGACGGTCGTGGCGGTGCTCGGCGGGCAGCCGGTGCCGCTGTTCCAGGGCGCGTACCCGCGGGAGCAGGTCCGCGCGCTGCTCGACCAGCTGCTCGCCGCCGCCCAGGCGAACGGTGTGACCGGGAGGGTGGCGGCAGGACCGGCGCCCGAGGTGCCGCCCGAGCCTGCGCTGCCCCCGCTGCACCAGGCGGCGTACGACGCGATCGAGAGCGACGACCTCCCGGCGGCGCGCGCGGCCTACGACCAGGCCCTGCGGGAGAACCCCCGGGACGTGATGGCGCGGGCCGGGCTGGCGCAGGTCGGCCTGATGGAGCGGACGGCGGGGATCGACCTACGCGCCGTGCGGGAGGAAGCCGCGGCCCGACCCGACGACGTCGACGCGCAGCTCGCGGTCGCGGACGTCGACGTGTTCGGCGGCGCCGTCGAGGACGCCTTCGACCGGCTCGTGGAGCTCGTCCGGCGGACGGCCGGCGACGAGCGCGAGCGGGTCCGGCTGCGTCTGGTGGACCTGTTCGAGCTGCTCGGGACGGACGACCCCCGTGTCGTCGCGGCGCGCCGCGCACTCACGTCCGCGCTGTACTGACGCGCAGGCCCGCCAGGCAGGACCGGCGGGCGGCGGGCAGGACCGACGAGCAGGACCGACAAGCTGGCCCGTCGGACGGCAGGCCGGCGGAGCGAGGCTGTCGACGATCGACGAGTCGGTCAACGGACCGCCCCCGCCTGAAGCCGCACGTCGCAGGCCTGTTCCGGGGCATTTGCGGACCGGTTCCGGGCGCGGTGCGACAGGGGACTTGCGCCGGGGGCCGGCGCTGCGTAACGTACTCCCGGCCGCCCGGCAGGGAGGAACGGACACCGAGCTCAGCTCGATGGTCGGTCCCCCGGGACGGCACCCCACAGCACTCTGAACGGCGTCCTTCGTCGTGCTCAGTGGTGCCGGGGGAGGGCGCGACCGGATCGCCGAGGCACCGAACAGGTGCCGCGCGGATCAGGTACGTTGCTCCAGCCGCAGCAGCCCTTCGGGGGTGGTGCGGACCGGGTCCACGGATCAGGTACGGTCATCCAGCCGCAGCAGCCCTCCGGGGCAGGTGCGGACGGAGCCGACCGGGTCCATGTACCCAGGTGAACGCGACAACCGAGCCACAGAGGCGAAGTTGACCGGGAGCCGCAGATCGGCTAAGTTAGAACGGTTGCCTCCACACCGGGTCGAAAGGCCAGGATGGATGCGCGTCTGTTCCTTGAGAACTCAACAGTGTGCCAAGTAGTCGATGCCATATTTTTGGTGTCGAGCTCAGGTCAGGTCCACCCCGTGGGTCTGGTCTGGGATGATGCCAGATTGATGCCCCAATCTTGGGGTTCTTTGTTGTGTCTGTTGCTTGTCGGCTTTGGTCGGTGGGTGGCTGTTTGACATTTACGGAGAGTTTGATTCTGGCTCAGGACGAACGCTGGCGGCGTGCTTAACACATGCAAGTCGAACGGTGACGACCAGCTTGCTGGTCTGATCAGTGGCGAACGGGTGAGTAACACGTGAGCAACCTACCCTTCACTCTGGGATAAGCCTTGGAAACGAGGTCTAATACCGGATATGAGACGCACAGGCATCTGTAGCGTCTGGAAAGATTTATCGGTGGAGGATGGGCTCGCGGCCTATCAGCTTGTTGGTGGGGTAAAGGCCCACCAAGGCGACGACGGGTAGCCGGCCTGAGAGGGCGACCGGCCACACTGGGACTGAGACACGGCCCAGACTCCTACGGGAGGCAGCAGTGGGGAATATTGCACAATGGGCGCAAGCCTGATGCAGCGACGCCGCGTGCGGGATGACGGCCTTCGGGTTGTAAACCGCTTTCAGCAGGGAAGAAGCGAAAGTGACGGTACCTGCAGAAGAAGCGCCGGCTAACTACGTGCCAGCAGCCGCGGTAATACGTAGGGCGCAAGCGTTGTCCGGAATTATTGGGCGTAAAGAGCTCGTAGGCGGTTTGTCACGTCTGCTGTGAAAACCTCAGGCTCAACCTGGGGCTTGCAGTGGGTACGGGCAGACTAGAGTGCGGTAGGGGTGACTGGAATTCCTGGTGTAGCGGTGGAATGCGCAGATATCAGGAGGAACACCGATGGCGAAGGCAGGTCACTGGGCCGCAACTGACGCTGAGGAGCGAAAGCATGGGGAGCGAACAGGATTAGATACCCTGGTAGTCCATGCCGTAAACGTTGGGCACTAGGTGTGGGGTCCATTCCACGGATTCCGTGCCGCAGCAAACGCATTAAGTGCCCCGCCTGGGGAGTACGGCCGCAAGGCTAAAACTCAAAGAAATTGACGGGGGCCCGCACAAGCGGCGGAGCATGCGGATTAATTCGATGCAACGCGAAGAACCTTACCAAGGCTTGACATACACCGGAAAAGTGCAGAGATGTGCTCCCCGCAAGGTCGGTGTACAGGTGGTGCATGGTTGTCGTCAGCTCGTGTCGTGAGATGTTGGGTTAAGTCCCGCAACGAGCGCAACCCTCGTCCCATGTTGCCAGCGGGTTATGCCGGGGACTCATGGGAGACTGCCGGGGTCAACTCGGAGGAAGGTGGGGATGACGTCAAATCATCATGCCCCTTATGTCTTGGGCTTCACGCATGCTACAATGGCCGGTACAAAGGGCTGCGATACCGCGAGGTGGAGCGAATCCCAAAAGCCGGTCTCAGTTCGGATTGGGGTCTGCAACTCGACCCCATGAAGTCGGAGTCGCTAGTAATCGCAGATCAGCAACGCTGCGGTGAATACGTTCCCGGGCCTTGTACACACCGCCCGTCAAGTCATGAAAGTCGGTAACACCCGAAGCCGATGGCCCAACCTTTTGGGGGGAGTCGTCGAAGGTGGGACTGGCGATTAGGACTAAGTCGTAACAAGGTAGCCGTACCGGAAGGTGCGGCTGGATCACCTCCTTTCTAAGGAGCATCTGGCACCGGGTCGTCCTGTCATGGGGTGGCTTGCGGTGTCCAGGCCCACGCCCCCGCCGCATGTGTGGGGGTGGTGCTCACGGGTGGAACATCGACTACTGGTCGGCTCGTCGAGTCGGTGGCTCCTAGTACGCCCGCAGCTTGCTGTGGGGAGGGAACGGAAGGTCATCGGTGAGGTTCGGGTCGGCTTGGCACGCTGTTGGGTCCTGAGGGAACAGCCCTGTTGGGGTGTTGCCTTGGTCGGGATCGTCTGGTCCGGTCGAACCGCCGGCTCATGGCCGGGTGTCCGTCTTCCTTCGGGGGGGTGGGCACCTTGCACTGTGAGCTGGTAGGCGCTGGGACATCAGGTGGTGACCGGTGGTTGCTTGAGAACTGCACAGTGGACGCGAGCATCTTTGAATGATCTATGTGGTCAAGTTTATAAGTGCACAGGGTGGATGCCTTGGCACCAGGAGCCGAAGAAGGACGTAGTAGCCTGCGATAAGCCTCGGGGAGTTGGCAAACGAACCGTGATCCGAGGATTTCCGAATGGGGAAACCCCGCACGAGTCATGTCGTGTGACCCGCACCTGAAT encodes the following:
- a CDS encoding tetratricopeptide repeat protein — protein: MSQPSQQPRPRLDARGAVDLSALARPATPPPGSPGGLPTPATYVRDVDQSTFADVVQSSAQHPVVVVLWAPWSEVSQQVAGDLAAIAEEDAGAWLLARIDAEANPQVAAAFQAQSVPTVVAVLGGQPVPLFQGAYPREQVRALLDQLLAAAQANGVTGRVAAGPAPEVPPEPALPPLHQAAYDAIESDDLPAARAAYDQALRENPRDVMARAGLAQVGLMERTAGIDLRAVREEAAARPDDVDAQLAVADVDVFGGAVEDAFDRLVELVRRTAGDERERVRLRLVDLFELLGTDDPRVVAARRALTSALY